A window of Vespa velutina chromosome 15, iVesVel2.1, whole genome shotgun sequence contains these coding sequences:
- the LOC124954577 gene encoding trafficking protein particle complex subunit 4 isoform X2 — protein MVIYGVYIVSKSGGLIFNHDHNIPKVENERTFAYPLDIKLNYENKKIVVSFGQKDGINGHMLTAVNGSPVIGNELEDGRDVLEMLNQPENFPVTLKFSRAKMTTNEKIFLASMFYPLFAIASQLSPEPRCSGIEILEADTFRLYCYQTLTGIKFMIVAEPSQLGMEILTKKVYELYADYALKNPFYSLEMPIRCELFETNLQSLLETIEKCGISSI, from the exons atggTGATATACGGTGTTTATATTGTATCAAAATCGGGaggtttaatttttaatcatgatCACAATATTCCCAAAgtggaaaatgaaagaacttTCGCTTATCCAttggatataaaattaaattatgaaaataaaaagattgttGTATCTTTTGGTCAAAAAGATGGTATAAATg GCCATATGTTAACTGCTGTAAACGGTAGTCCCGTTATCGGCAATGAATTGGAAGATGGAAGGGATGTGCTGGAAATGTTAAATCAACCAGAAAATTTTCCTGTAACACTAAAGTTTAGTCGTGCAAAAATGACAACtaatgagaaaatttttctcgcATCTATGTTTTATCCTCTATTTGCGATAGCTAGTCAGTTGAGCCCTGAACCCCGATGTTCTGGAATTGAAATTCTAGAAGCAGACACGTTTCGCTTGTACTGCTATCAAACGCTCACTggaattaaatttatgataGTGGCAGAGCCATCACAGTTAGGAATGGAAATTTTGACGAAAAAAGTATACGAACTTTATGCAGATTATGCTCTCAAGAatccattttattctttagaaATGCCAATCAGGTGTGAACTTTTTGAGACTAATTTGCAGTCATTACTTGAAACGATTGAGAAATGTGGTATAAGtagtatttaa
- the LOC124954577 gene encoding trafficking protein particle complex subunit 4 isoform X1 yields the protein MVIYGVYIVSKSGGLIFNHDHNIPKVENERTFAYPLDIKLNYENKKIVVSFGQKDGINVGHMLTAVNGSPVIGNELEDGRDVLEMLNQPENFPVTLKFSRAKMTTNEKIFLASMFYPLFAIASQLSPEPRCSGIEILEADTFRLYCYQTLTGIKFMIVAEPSQLGMEILTKKVYELYADYALKNPFYSLEMPIRCELFETNLQSLLETIEKCGISSI from the exons atggTGATATACGGTGTTTATATTGTATCAAAATCGGGaggtttaatttttaatcatgatCACAATATTCCCAAAgtggaaaatgaaagaacttTCGCTTATCCAttggatataaaattaaattatgaaaataaaaagattgttGTATCTTTTGGTCAAAAAGATGGTATAAATg TAGGCCATATGTTAACTGCTGTAAACGGTAGTCCCGTTATCGGCAATGAATTGGAAGATGGAAGGGATGTGCTGGAAATGTTAAATCAACCAGAAAATTTTCCTGTAACACTAAAGTTTAGTCGTGCAAAAATGACAACtaatgagaaaatttttctcgcATCTATGTTTTATCCTCTATTTGCGATAGCTAGTCAGTTGAGCCCTGAACCCCGATGTTCTGGAATTGAAATTCTAGAAGCAGACACGTTTCGCTTGTACTGCTATCAAACGCTCACTggaattaaatttatgataGTGGCAGAGCCATCACAGTTAGGAATGGAAATTTTGACGAAAAAAGTATACGAACTTTATGCAGATTATGCTCTCAAGAatccattttattctttagaaATGCCAATCAGGTGTGAACTTTTTGAGACTAATTTGCAGTCATTACTTGAAACGATTGAGAAATGTGGTATAAGtagtatttaa